A section of the Pseudomonas lini genome encodes:
- a CDS encoding LysR family transcriptional regulator, translated as MTLTQLEIFSLVAELRGFTAAAHRLEISQSAVSHALKSLEQELGVELLRRHQSQVELSDIGQQLLLRARAMLGLANTLRQEAADARGMKRGTLRIGSFGPTSSIKLLPRILQHYRAAHPGIEVHIDEGPDRQVIQWLEERRIDIGFVVLPQERFDTFRLIEDQMVALLPAGHALAGHDSLSLSDLCHDPFVLTEAGSSELVSRLFSAARLTPNIRYRCSQLLSTLDTVGRGDALTVVAEGSLPDDNDSRYVKKPLSPPVSRQVGLAVLDQRQSSPATLAFIKLASSLHEH; from the coding sequence ATGACCCTGACTCAACTCGAGATTTTCTCGCTGGTGGCCGAACTGCGCGGCTTCACGGCGGCGGCCCATCGCTTGGAGATTTCCCAATCCGCGGTGTCCCACGCGCTCAAGTCGCTGGAACAGGAATTGGGCGTTGAACTGCTGCGCCGGCATCAATCCCAGGTCGAGCTGAGTGACATCGGCCAGCAGCTATTACTGCGCGCGCGGGCGATGCTCGGGCTGGCCAACACGTTGCGTCAGGAAGCGGCGGATGCCCGAGGAATGAAACGCGGCACCCTGCGCATTGGCTCGTTCGGTCCGACTTCATCGATCAAACTACTGCCGAGAATCCTGCAGCATTACCGCGCCGCACACCCAGGCATCGAGGTTCATATCGACGAAGGCCCGGATCGCCAGGTAATCCAGTGGCTGGAAGAACGACGTATCGATATAGGCTTCGTGGTATTGCCGCAGGAACGTTTCGACACTTTCAGGCTGATCGAAGACCAGATGGTCGCACTGCTGCCTGCCGGCCATGCGCTGGCCGGTCACGACAGTTTGAGTTTGAGCGATTTGTGCCACGATCCTTTTGTGCTGACCGAAGCAGGGTCTTCGGAACTGGTGTCGCGCTTATTCAGTGCGGCGCGATTGACGCCGAACATTCGCTATCGCTGCTCGCAGTTGCTCAGCACGCTGGACACCGTCGGCCGTGGCGATGCCCTGACCGTTGTCGCCGAAGGTTCATTGCCTGACGACAACGACAGCCGCTACGTGAAAAAACCGCTGTCGCCGCCGGTCAGCCGCCAGGTCGGGCTGGCGGTGCTCGATCAGCGTCAGTCATCACCTGCGACGCTGGCCTTTATCAAACTGGCCTCAAGTCTGCATGAACA
- a CDS encoding DMT family transporter has product MTTCEQTLANSSDVPVYLKLAAVTMIWGGTFVAGRFLADSLSPLLAASLRFLLASVALLLFLLLARVPLVRPSPRQWLQLTLLGFFGIFFYNLCFFYGLHYINASRASLIVALNPAVIGLVSWLLFKERLSGAKVAGIAICIAGASLVIVSRNPQLLAGGTDAWIGDLLIFGCVLGWGIYSLFSKGLNQALGPVQTVTYSILLGTLMLWVTSAVRGELSVAALVQLTTQQWLSLMYLGVLGSALAYIGYYDGIRKIGATRSGVFIALNPLTAVLFGALLLGEQLTLVMCLGGGLILTGIFLCNKPLAQAAKRGIL; this is encoded by the coding sequence ATGACTACGTGTGAACAGACCCTGGCGAATTCCTCGGATGTACCGGTTTATCTGAAACTGGCAGCGGTCACCATGATCTGGGGCGGGACGTTCGTTGCCGGGCGGTTTCTGGCCGACAGTCTCAGCCCGTTATTGGCCGCGAGCCTGCGGTTCTTGCTGGCGAGCGTGGCGTTGCTGCTGTTTCTGTTGCTGGCGCGGGTGCCTTTGGTGCGCCCCAGCCCTCGGCAATGGCTGCAACTGACGCTGTTGGGTTTTTTTGGGATCTTCTTCTACAACCTGTGCTTCTTTTACGGGCTGCATTACATCAACGCATCGCGGGCGTCGTTGATCGTGGCATTGAACCCGGCGGTGATCGGCCTGGTGTCGTGGCTGTTGTTCAAGGAGCGACTGAGCGGAGCGAAAGTGGCGGGTATTGCGATCTGCATTGCCGGCGCCAGTCTGGTGATCGTCAGCCGCAATCCGCAGTTACTGGCCGGTGGTACTGATGCCTGGATCGGCGATCTGTTGATCTTCGGCTGCGTGCTCGGTTGGGGCATTTATTCGCTGTTCTCCAAAGGCCTGAATCAGGCGCTGGGGCCGGTGCAGACGGTGACGTACTCGATTTTGCTGGGCACGCTGATGCTCTGGGTGACCAGTGCCGTGCGTGGTGAGCTGAGTGTCGCGGCGCTCGTTCAGCTCACCACGCAACAATGGTTGAGCCTGATGTACCTGGGCGTGCTGGGTTCGGCATTGGCCTATATTGGTTACTACGACGGTATCCGCAAAATCGGTGCGACGCGTTCGGGCGTGTTCATCGCATTGAACCCACTGACCGCCGTTCTTTTTGGCGCGTTGTTGCTGGGCGAGCAATTGACCCTGGTGATGTGTCTGGGCGGCGGGCTGATTCTGACGGGAATTTTTCTGTGCAACAAACCGCTTGCACAGGCTGCGAAAAGGGGGATTTTATAA